The nucleotide window TCTGGAACATTGAATCCCACTTTATAATAACCTCCTCCTCTTGTAAATTTTTCCCACAAtaaacatcatcatcattcgAACTGTAATGATCGAAACCCGTGTAACTGGAGAAGCTATCCAGCCTACATGGAGTCCCATTCGTCAGAAGAAGTCTCTCTTCCTTTCCGTTGCTCTTGTTCCTCTTTGACCATCTTCCTTTCACAACTACGAGAGCCTGAGACGATTCCTCACGTCTCATCATGGCACCAACATACTCGGACAAGCACTTCCCGGTCTTCCTAATCGCGATCAGCATTCTGGAAATAGAACGAGACGGTTTAGTATGTCGCCGAGCGAGCTTGAGGATCTCGAGGCGGTGTTTGGCGATGGAGATACCCATGCTCTGGAGAAACTCGTGGTTGAAGTAAGCAATGTCTTCGTACTCGAGCTCGTTGTGTGAGAAGGAGAGACCGTACTCGTATGTGAGCGAATCTTCCAGATTTGTTCTCGATAGCCATGAGAACCAATCCATTGTCATGCGATCAAAGATGATTGGTTTTTTGATCTGTAGTTAGAAGAAGGACAAGAAACTTTGGTGAGAGTGTGGAAGGTAAAGTCGTTAGTAAATATAGAGGAGGAGAGTGTTGGGTTTAGGATGCTTTTTGACTATTTGTAAAAGTAACGGGGCCTAACTTGGTAAGGTGGGTGAACCATGGACTCAATTGTAGACCAAAGTGCAAAAGAAATTGATGGCCATATAcaagtattttataaattatcttcGTTATTTAAGCTAAACAAAAATGGTTAGTTTTATTGACTTAACAAATAATTATAAGAAGTGCTTTTCGTTACAGGTTAGATGGATTAATTTAACTAAATATCTAGTATTATCTTCTTAGTTAGGTCAACTAACGATAACCACAAAGAAAAATACCACTACTATAGATGGAAATTAAAAATTACCTTCTATAGTCAACTAATATTTTTCTGCAATAtttcttgtatatatataattttatttctttggtcaatgaaaagaaaattcatATATTTCTGAGGAAGATAAAATCATTGTTAAGGTTTTAAAAGATTATGCGAGCCATTATTATCGAGTGATGTGATTACAAACATCTAACACGAGTGGATGCAATCGTGGCATATATTGAACCATCACAATCAGAATATTGTATAAACATATCTACTGTTACAAACTCACCAATATACCGACAAGATTAGGAATCACGCGTCATGAGCATGTGAAATTATAAGTAATGTGCATATGCACTACCAATACCGGTCACTAGCTAGCTCCCACTTGTATCATTATGTTTTAAGTTCATTGACTATAATTTGCGCCTTAACTACCATAACAACTGCTGTTCACACAAAAAAGAACTAGCAGACTAACTTCCTCATCTCTTTTGCTCGGGTTCTGGTCACAGATACATGTGCTTAAGATGCAAAAGCTTGAACCAATCGGTTATATCAGATACCTAGTCGATTTCATAGCTAATTCTAATCACGAAACGATcacagaaaatataaaaaagacaTTCAATGAAGCAAAATTAAATAGGagaattatatacaaaaaacagCAAAATTGCGTGTATGAACAATAAGAATCTTGGTCTGTATACATAGAAGTCATGGGTAGGATGATCATCTCGTAACCTCAAAACAATTCACAAACGGCAAACCCGTGGACTTAGCCTGAACAAAGGCCATCTGATTCTAAAGGTGCATGTAGCAGTCACAAAAACTGAAGATTTCCGGTTCTTCTGTATTGGACTGAGAATCTCTGATTTGTATAATAAAATCTACAAGATCATGTAAAAACCACTGAACAAGTGTAACATCAATCTGATTTGCTTCTGATGCTGTACACGTTGCCAACGGTTCCCACGATGCTAACCACCACCGCCAAGATTAGCATCAGCCACGACACAGATCTCTCCACAAAGCTTAACGTATTGCTCTGTTTCCCTAACCGTAGCGCGATGAGAGCAGGGAAGGTAAAACCAAGTGAAACCGCTGACGTTGCCCCTGTGAATTTGAAAGCAGTCCATATGTTTGGGATCATCGTAGAGCCGATGTAAATAAGAGCTAGCAAGATCAATGTGAGCCCCAGAGATCTCTTCTTGCTTTCGGAGAGAGGAGGCGAGCCTTCAAACAACAAGGTATTAACGGTTTCTCTCAAGGAGAAGTGGATCACGGGGAAGACGAGAACGAGATGGAGAATGTATCCGATTCTGACAACGTAATTCACCGCAGAGCTGAAACGGATGCCGAGATCTTTATCAAAGTTGGTCAATATATCAGCTTCCGTAGCCACACCGAAGAGAAGGTAACCCGATATAGCAGTTGAAGCATAGACAACAACACAAATAGCCGTCGTGATTCTCCCAACTCGGTTCATCTTATGAGGCGAACGACCTTCGAGCTCGTTATATATCGGCTGGACATTGAAATGGCAGACGTAAGCGTTTGACATTATCGGAATCACCACGAGAAGATCTAATATCGCTTCTTTGGAGCTAAAATCAGGACTCAACCTCGGAGTATCAATAGTTCCTTCTACAAGCTTAATCGCGGCGACAGCGAAACAGACAACAACAAACACAACAGCAAGAGCCACCGAAGCAGCTGAGGTCACGCTCAAGGAATCAATCTTGTTCAAAGCGCAGAGAGGAGCCAAGAAGACGaccataacaatcaaaatcaaaactttacgGTGGTCCCAGAACCCGTTTCCTAACCACTGATCCAAAACACCAATGTGATGAAGCGAACCAGACATGACGTCACCCATGATGATGAGGTAAACAACGAGGACGCCACCGTTGTTGACGATGATGCAAATCTCAGACAAAACCCTAGCGCTTCTCCCCATCGCGAACTGCACGACCTCGCCGTAAGATCTGGACTCGTACAGAACCGAGAATCTAATCAGAAGCTCGACGCTGATCTCCGACAAAATGGCCATGAGGATGATCAGAACGAACCCGAGGACCAAGCCGAGAACTTTCATGGTGGCGGGCAATGCCATGATCCCGGCGCCGATGATGGAGGTGGTGAGGTTGAAAACGGCGCCGTGGATCCCAGATCCTCCTTGACTCGATTTGCCATTAACGAGCGGATAGTTAGAGATGTCGAAGTCTAGATCGTCGGCTTCTTGGTCGCCGACGAGGCTGCGGGTGTCGTCGAAATCATTGACGAAGCTTTCTTCATCGGAAGGAGGAAGCAACTTGGAGGTCTGTTTCTGTAGCTCGACGTTAGAGTTTTTGGAAATGACGGAGTAACTGCTATCCATTCCCTCCCCAGATCTGATCTGATGATGTAAACTCTCTCCTATTGAATCGCgattagagagaaagaagattgAACTTTACAGATGATGATCCGAGATTGAAAGTTagatacttcttttttttttcgttttagaCTAAAGAGAGAGATtgttgaaaatgaaaaagaaaaatcaaaggaAGCTGGTGAATTTGGGGTTAAGGTAAGGGGTCTCAACAACGTCTCGATTGGTCCTTCTTCCTCCCTCGTCGgcgagatagagagagagagagttttgaaGGAGGAAGGTAAACTTCTACTCCACACGTGGCGTccttaattaaattttattttaacattacGATAAGAATAAATTTggggttatttatttatttgcgaGTTCGATGTCAGGTGTATCATTTCCCAATTCCCATAGATGCACCAAGTCAGATGGTATGTTAACGAAGAAGGTTTGCTCTTGAAGATATGTTAACGAAGACGGGCATTCAAAATTTGGGAATGGACTATTGTGGTAATTTGAAGCCACCTCCCAAGAAAGTTGAGGCTCAAATATCGGATGGAACCGAGACACAACCCAAGAAAGACACAAAGCCTCCTCCTTCTGAGATCGTTGTTACGAAACACCAAGCCAAAAACAAGAAACCTCGTGgtcttacattttttttgttgtccaTGACTATTTTTGCGTTTTCTTCCATAGATTCAATTCCAAGTAAagactttctttctttcagTGTGTTTACTAAGCGGCTCGATAACAACCAACCAAAAATGAAACTATGGGGTTTGGACTGAATGGATTATTTCTCttactaaaaaaatctcataCATTAAAACATTGCTTGCAAGCTATGAAGAATAGAACTCTAGCATTTGAACATAAACAAACACAATAACAAACAATTGACTGCAACTTTTGGGCTTTGGACCTCCACCAAACTGCAAGTCAGGATCTCTCCGTGCTTCTCTACAGGTACTTTCTTGCAAGTGCACGCACCTTGGTGTCAAAATGTGACGATGTAATCCGAGAACCGGGCAGATACAATGGATTCAGAAGAATCTGCATGAACAAACGATTCCCATCATCATGTCATTTTAGACAATAACAATGTTACTACTACCTAATTAGATCAGCTCAAAGAAGAGCGAGCTACCTTAATATAAAGCTCATGCACCTCCTGGAAGAAGCTCTTTATGCCGTCTTCATTGCGTGAATCATGAAGGAGCATGAGTCGTGTATGTGCGATAATTAATCAAGGAGGacacaaatatttaaaacttttgaaatgaATCTGTTAAAGCCAACCTACCACCAATCTGACAATGTACTTAGATGAATGAATCAggagatggaaaaaaaaaggatatgGCCAGCGGTAACATAGACGGACACAACGAGATCGTTAAACCTGTCAACTGACTTCAAGAACCTGAAGagtaataatatatgaaaaaatgagATGAATTATATGCCTTAAACATAACCACCACAAGGAAGGAAGGGAGTTTACAGACATGGCGCTTGTAGTCCAGGCAAGGTCTTGGACGACATCTAATGCAGCGTGTAGTATAAACTGGTGCAACTGAGCAGCATCTTCTCTCTGCCAAACGGAGCGAACAGAGTGAGAGACTGGTGTACAACAGTAGACAGAATTTTAAACAAAGGGAAATAGCAAAACTTTGAAATGAACAAGAGTGATGATCAAATTTATTCTCCTGAATATATTTATTCGAAGGACGCTTAGTATTGTACAAACTTGAATATGTGAGACCCAATTCCTCCTcggattaaaatatatatataaagctcCGAAAGAGAAACTGAAAGAGAGGAGTAAGAGAAGAGTACTTTGGGAGCAGAACCAACTTCAGCTTCATAGATGGGAATATCATTCCGACCCACTATTATAAAACACGCTGTGTTTGCCATTCTATCCCTCCCCACTCTACAAATTatagatttaaaaaatacaGATCTTTGTGTCTGTCTCCTGCAACAGcaaaatcaaaaaaagaaaaaaaatgtgaaattGGAGTTTAGACTTGGTAACAATCAATCAAATCGTGTAGATACGATTGAATCCAGAGTAATCTAGGTTAGATTCATTACTATTAGATCAGGGATCAACAATTCtaattttcacaaaaaataaattgGAGAAAACTCACGAATAGAAACGAATGCAAGTGAATGATGCGAAATGCTGCAGGAAATACAACCAATTCTT belongs to Brassica rapa cultivar Chiifu-401-42 chromosome A07, CAAS_Brap_v3.01, whole genome shotgun sequence and includes:
- the LOC103832478 gene encoding uncharacterized protein LOC103832478, yielding MTMDWFSWLSRTNLEDSLTYEYGLSFSHNELEYEDIAYFNHEFLQSMGISIAKHRLEILKLARRHTKPSRSISRMLIAIRKTGKCLSEYVGAMMRREESSQALVVVKGRWSKRNKSNGKEERLLLTNGTPCRLDSFSSYTGFDHYSSNDDDVYCGKNLQEEEVIIKWDSMFQNLKPT
- the LOC103832479 gene encoding amino acid transporter AVT6E, with amino-acid sequence MDSSYSVISKNSNVELQKQTSKLLPPSDEESFVNDFDDTRSLVGDQEADDLDFDISNYPLVNGKSSQGGSGIHGAVFNLTTSIIGAGIMALPATMKVLGLVLGFVLIILMAILSEISVELLIRFSVLYESRSYGEVVQFAMGRSARVLSEICIIVNNGGVLVVYLIIMGDVMSGSLHHIGVLDQWLGNGFWDHRKVLILIVMVVFLAPLCALNKIDSLSVTSAASVALAVVFVVVCFAVAAIKLVEGTIDTPRLSPDFSSKEAILDLLVVIPIMSNAYVCHFNVQPIYNELEGRSPHKMNRVGRITTAICVVVYASTAISGYLLFGVATEADILTNFDKDLGIRFSSAVNYVVRIGYILHLVLVFPVIHFSLRETVNTLLFEGSPPLSESKKRSLGLTLILLALIYIGSTMIPNIWTAFKFTGATSAVSLGFTFPALIALRLGKQSNTLSFVERSVSWLMLILAVVVSIVGTVGNVYSIRSKSD
- the LOC103832480 gene encoding trafficking protein particle complex subunit 2; protein product: MANTACFIIVGRNDIPIYEAEVGSAPKREDAAQLHQFILHAALDVVQDLAWTTSAMFLKSVDRFNDLVVSVYVTAGHTRLMLLHDSRNEDGIKSFFQEVHELYIKILLNPLYLPGSRITSSHFDTKVRALARKYL